One region of bacterium genomic DNA includes:
- a CDS encoding DUF4416 family protein: MGSIRMPAPVCPILALTYQQRDQADHALEWFKERAGEVSTGSEPFAFTHTRYYEPEMGSDLTKIFYAFVELMDPADLVSLKLHSNQIEERLSVHGRRRVNLDPGYLEAAKLILATTKNFSHRIYLGQGIYGDVQLYWRDGRFQSNPWTYPDYQAAATLAFFTRVRDNYLTKNGDTPWPSPTSHLA; the protein is encoded by the coding sequence CCCTGTCTGTCCCATTCTTGCGCTGACCTACCAGCAGCGCGACCAAGCGGATCACGCTCTGGAATGGTTCAAAGAAAGAGCGGGCGAGGTGAGCACCGGCAGCGAACCTTTTGCATTTACCCACACGCGGTATTATGAGCCTGAGATGGGCTCGGACCTGACCAAGATTTTTTATGCGTTTGTCGAACTGATGGATCCGGCTGATCTGGTGAGCCTCAAGCTGCACAGCAACCAGATTGAGGAGCGTCTCAGCGTGCACGGCCGTCGACGGGTCAATCTCGACCCCGGCTATCTGGAGGCCGCCAAGCTGATTTTGGCCACCACAAAGAATTTTAGTCATCGCATCTACCTGGGACAGGGAATCTATGGCGACGTTCAGCTCTATTGGCGTGACGGACGATTTCAATCCAATCCTTGGACCTATCCTGATTATCAGGCGGCGGCAACGCTTGCTTTTTTCACCCGTGTTCGCGACAATTATTTAACTAAAAATGGAGATACTCCTTGGCCGTCACCTACCAGTCATCTGGCGTAA
- a CDS encoding phosphoribosylformylglycinamidine cyclo-ligase produces the protein MAVTYQSSGVNLEAAEQSTKAIARLAKSTFNPQVLREIGLFAGFYKLDLQKYASPILVSSIDGVGTKLKIAFALNRHDSVGQCLVNHCVNDIMTCGADQLFFLDYYAVAGLDPAAAEQLIGGMAVACRENSCALIGGETAEMPGLYAPGEYDLAGCIIGVV, from the coding sequence TTGGCCGTCACCTACCAGTCATCTGGCGTAAACCTGGAAGCCGCTGAGCAATCCACTAAGGCCATTGCCCGGTTGGCGAAATCGACTTTTAATCCGCAGGTTCTTCGCGAGATCGGGTTGTTTGCCGGATTTTACAAATTGGATCTGCAAAAATACGCCAGCCCGATTCTGGTCTCCAGCATCGATGGCGTCGGCACCAAGCTTAAAATCGCTTTTGCGCTTAACCGGCATGACAGCGTTGGTCAGTGCCTGGTCAATCATTGCGTCAACGATATCATGACCTGCGGCGCGGATCAGCTGTTTTTTCTTGACTATTATGCGGTGGCCGGATTGGATCCAGCTGCAGCCGAACAGCTGATCGGCGGGATGGCCGTTGCCTGTCGGGAGAACAGCTGTGCGCTGATCGGAGGAGAGACCGCTGAAATGCCCGGCTTGTATGCACCAGGTGAATATGACTTGGCCGGATGCATTATCGGCGTTGTC